A window of the Salvelinus sp. IW2-2015 linkage group LG37, ASM291031v2, whole genome shotgun sequence genome harbors these coding sequences:
- the pcolceb gene encoding procollagen C-endopeptidase enhancer b — protein MQSRVCVWSVCVLLSLTLGWTQAQSQTTNFTRPIFHCGGHLVTDSGFVGSEGFPSHYKPNRKCTWYIAVPEGHVVMLSFRMFDLEADPTCRYDYLDVYNGHSHTVQKLGRFCGTFRPGALISTSNTMMLEMVSDSSTGGRGFVAHYQGGKPHMDENQFCGGRLTKAQGSVKTPNWPNSDYPAGISCSWHISVKPSNVIKVKFEKLDIEADSYCRYDYVAFFNGGERDDSRRIGKYCGDRVPGTIVTNGNELLVQFVSDLSVTSNGFMAHYSSVPRGSRTPSAGGDTIHGPRVASTTQKPIFKLAKPARPTPKSKSAIRAKPSLKPVTRPSVRIPVKPTPRKPTSKPQVRPTLKPKPAKPIPKAGARPTPKQGTKAKPTPKPSIKAKSKPTPKPMAKPVKPTKKLVSKPGAKPTPKSVTKPKATAKSGQSWTKTVTKKLAVSKKPLPMNPLCKQACKRTGTLQSNFCPNDFVIMGKVTSLVPGPRGSVTVDVSLIKAYRSGRLAITRSGPAKSIKLTSTCKKCPGLRKGANYVLMGKVDTEGHGLLNPSSFALLYKAVHTKALATLALQPC, from the exons ATGcagagcagggtgtgtgtgtggagtgtgtgtgtcctcctgtCGCTGACACTGGGATGGACCCAAGCTCAAAGCCAGACGACCAACTTCACCAG GCCTATCTTCCACTGCGGAGGTCACTTGGTGACTGACTCAGGCTTCGTGGGCAGTGAGGGTTTCCCCAGCCACTACAAACCCAACCGCAAATGCACTTGGTATATCGCT GTCCCCGAAGGCCATGTCGTCATGCTCTCCTTCCGTATGTTTGACCTGGAGGCCGACCCCACCTGTCGCTATGACTACCTGGATGTGTACAACGGCCACTCGCACACGGTGCAGAAGCTGGGGAGGTTCTGTGGAACGTTCCGGCCCGGGGCTCTCATCTCTACCTCCAACACCATGATGCTGGAGATGGTCTCTGATAGTAGTACAGGAGGACGGGGGTTTGTGGCTCACTATCAAGGAGGGAAACCACACATGGATG AGAACCAGTTTTGTGGGGGGAGGCTGACGAAGGCTCAGGGTTCTGTTAAGACCCCCAACTGGCCCAACTCAGATTacccagcaggcatcagctgctCCTGGCACATCTCTGTGAAGCCCAGCAAC GTGATCAAGGTCAAGTTTGAGAAGTTGGATATTGAGGCTGACAGTTACTGTCGCTATGACTACGTGGCATTCTTTAATGGGGGTGAGAGGGACGACTCGCGGCGCATCGGGAAGTACTGTGGTGACAGGGTACCAGG GACCATAGTGACTAATGGAAATGAGCTCCTGGTCCAGTTTGTGTCGGACCTCAGTGTGACATCTAATGGCTTCATGGCCCACTACTCCAGCGTGCCCCGAGGGTCCCGGACACCCTCCGCGGGGGGAGACACCATCCACGGGCCTCGGGTCGCCTCCACAACCCAGAAACCTATTTTCAAGCTGGCCAAACCAGCCCGGCCTACCCCTAAATCCAAGTCAGCCATCCGGGCaaagcccagcctaaaaccagTCACCAGACCTAGTGTAAGAATACCAGTGAAACCTACACCACGTAAGCCCACATCCAAGCCTCAAGTCAGACCCACACTTAAACCTAAACCTGCTAAGCCTATTCCTAAAGCTGGGGCTAGGCCTACACCTAAACAGGGTACCAAGGCTAAGCCAACCCCTAAACCTAGCATCAAAGCGAAATCCAAGCCCACACCAAAACCAATGGCCAAACCAGTGAAACCAACAAAGAAACTCGTCTCTAAGCCTGGAGCCAAGCCTACACCTAAATCAGTGACTAAGCCTAAAGCTACAGCTAAGTCTGGACAAAGCTGGACCAAGACTGTGACTAAGAAACTTGCAGTGAGCAAGAAAC CCCTACCGATGAACCCGCTGTGTAAACAGGCTTGTAAGAGGACAGGAACACTACAATCCAACTTCTGCCCTAATGATTTCG TGATCATGGGGAAGGTGACATCCTTGGTCCCAGGCCCCAGGGGCAGTGTGACTGTGGACGTGTCTCTCATCAAGGCCTATAGGAGTGGTCGCCTGGCCATCACCCGATCAGGACCAGCCAAGTCCATCAAACTCACCTCCACCTGCAAGAAGTGCCCTGGCCTACGCAAAG GAGCGAACTACGTGTTGATGGGCAAGGTGGACACGGAGGGACATGGCCTTCTCAACCCCTCTAGCTTCGCTCTCTTGTACAAGGCAGTCCACACCAAAGCACTGGCCACTCTCGCACTCCAACCATGCTGA